From Methanoculleus oceani, a single genomic window includes:
- a CDS encoding C2H2-type zinc finger protein, with translation MGEPPRRRRVPDFVETGEFICPVCGRQYPTLEDLHAHVRRAHRRPPVVR, from the coding sequence ATGGGTGAACCTCCCCGGAGGAGAAGGGTCCCTGATTTTGTGGAGACGGGCGAGTTCATCTGCCCGGTCTGCGGCAGGCAGTATCCAACGCTCGAAGATCTCCACGCCCACGTCCGGCGTGCGCACCGGCGCCCCCCGGTGGTCCGGTGA
- a CDS encoding DNA polymerase ligase N-terminal domain-containing protein, with translation MAGPDTLDEYREKRNFSRTPEPPGEREATSHPIFVIQKHDATTLHYDFRLEADGVLKSWAVPKGPSLDPKEKRLAVPTEDHPLDYAGFEGVIPEGSYGAGTVLVWDRGTYRNLTEKEGRKIGVAEALGRGHVSFRLEGEKVRGGYALTRFRTGKGEAWLLVKMDDAEADPGRNPVATEPRSVVSDRTLEEIAAGRDQDG, from the coding sequence ATGGCAGGACCGGATACGCTCGATGAGTATCGCGAGAAGAGGAATTTCTCCCGGACGCCGGAGCCTCCGGGGGAACGGGAGGCGACCTCCCATCCTATCTTCGTCATCCAGAAGCACGACGCGACCACGCTTCACTACGACTTCCGCCTGGAAGCCGATGGGGTGCTGAAGTCCTGGGCGGTTCCGAAAGGGCCGTCTCTCGACCCGAAGGAGAAGCGCCTCGCCGTCCCCACCGAAGACCACCCCCTCGACTACGCCGGCTTCGAGGGTGTCATCCCCGAGGGGAGTTACGGGGCCGGGACGGTTCTCGTCTGGGACCGGGGGACCTACCGGAACCTCACAGAGAAGGAGGGGCGTAAGATCGGGGTCGCCGAGGCCCTCGGCCGGGGTCACGTCTCCTTCCGGCTCGAGGGGGAGAAGGTCCGGGGCGGGTATGCGCTCACCCGCTTCAGGACCGGGAAGGGCGAGGCCTGGCTCCTCGTGAAGATGGACGATGCCGAGGCGGACCCCGGCAGAAACCCGGTCGCGACGGAACCGCGGTCGGTCGTCTCCGACCGGACGCTCGAGGAGATTGCGGCCGGGAGGGATCAGGATGGGTGA
- a CDS encoding ATP-binding protein, protein MSTDLTEALKAMGYADAGVRTLVESFPPAVIEYLRDFRLQEVRDIVETLLYIYIAQNSASSRGEGEGVVEQSCYAYTSGPLFALRQVDLIASTSWHGTTVIRATSTGEAIARPLMEARLRALDIRGLAREIHEVVPALLAGTVKGSFINKTFPSTLPRTEETFVSFLLNNSPGLFTECERFAARLKAAGCAVLAYAYDLDGSRADGVVYTFPPEFAYILKGMLERIDPGVREHYDMLLESFYSTFTVLRYLACGEDYDRIRASPAHRRELVRVLSLLTDAIYVLEGVREDDGVDLARFIVKDRNLYEARLRDLGRELMAEVAEKIAIERPAPATEPLPPLREEPFIVFEESAAATPMPQAEEGVEEDEWDEPLFADDEEEEEEEEKESIPSVPSSAASSNSVPRSPTASRTPALRPVVPRAGGLDIFLGHAPDGRQVDWSPGLLNNGHMIILGGSGAGKTETIRCIASELATKAMPVVLIDFHGDMAASTGDIRSYKIREGGQYYFNPLELDPSIDEITPLRATSDFVDAISINFPTLGIQQRRKIKNIIKDCYRMSGITGNTETWTRVLDFDDIEGEIMGCEDEAIPAYLEDIFDYKLFSGEEKISLPTILSGGITHINLNALPENLRYLFADLFLRRIYYTLQATGEIPRGTEDDRAKFRLFVIVDEAKLLVSQKSGSKTAIKAVLNKYATEMRKFGVSLILASQLIAHFNEEILANIAVKFCMRSENKKQAQENAKFFEVSEKDLLNFQPGEGILIIGSEKMNVRIVPASGRKL, encoded by the coding sequence GTGTCAACAGACCTTACCGAAGCACTCAAAGCGATGGGCTATGCAGATGCCGGGGTCCGTACCCTGGTGGAGTCGTTCCCTCCCGCCGTCATCGAATACCTGCGGGACTTCCGGCTGCAGGAGGTCCGCGACATCGTCGAGACGCTTCTCTACATCTATATCGCCCAGAACAGCGCGTCGTCCCGGGGGGAAGGGGAGGGCGTGGTCGAACAGAGTTGTTACGCTTATACGTCGGGACCGCTCTTCGCGCTCAGGCAGGTCGACCTCATCGCGTCCACTTCCTGGCACGGCACGACGGTGATCAGGGCGACCTCTACCGGAGAAGCGATAGCCCGGCCGCTGATGGAGGCGCGGCTCCGGGCGCTGGATATCCGGGGACTGGCCCGCGAGATCCACGAGGTCGTCCCGGCCCTTCTCGCGGGGACCGTAAAGGGGTCGTTTATCAACAAGACCTTCCCATCCACGCTTCCCCGCACCGAAGAGACGTTCGTCAGTTTTCTCCTCAACAACAGTCCCGGCCTCTTTACCGAGTGCGAGCGGTTCGCCGCCCGGCTCAAGGCCGCCGGGTGCGCGGTCCTTGCCTACGCCTACGATCTCGACGGGTCCAGGGCCGACGGCGTCGTCTATACCTTTCCACCGGAGTTTGCGTACATCCTCAAGGGGATGCTTGAACGGATCGACCCGGGGGTCCGGGAGCACTATGACATGCTCCTCGAGTCGTTCTACTCGACGTTCACCGTTCTGCGTTACCTCGCCTGCGGTGAGGACTACGACCGTATCCGGGCCTCGCCGGCTCACCGCCGCGAGCTGGTGCGGGTGCTCTCCCTGCTCACCGACGCGATCTACGTCCTCGAGGGGGTGCGCGAGGACGACGGGGTCGACCTCGCCCGTTTCATCGTCAAGGACCGGAACCTCTACGAAGCGCGCCTCCGCGACCTCGGGCGGGAGCTGATGGCCGAGGTTGCTGAAAAAATCGCCATAGAGCGGCCGGCTCCGGCAACGGAGCCTCTCCCCCCTCTCCGTGAAGAGCCCTTTATCGTCTTCGAGGAGAGCGCGGCCGCAACGCCCATGCCTCAGGCCGAAGAGGGGGTGGAGGAGGACGAGTGGGACGAACCCCTCTTCGCCGACGATGAGGAAGAGGAGGAAGAAGAGGAGAAAGAGTCGATCCCGTCCGTGCCGTCGTCTGCGGCCTCCTCAAATTCTGTTCCTCGAAGCCCGACGGCTTCTCGAACTCCTGCCCTTCGGCCAGTCGTTCCCCGCGCCGGCGGACTCGACATCTTCCTCGGCCACGCCCCGGACGGGCGGCAGGTCGACTGGTCGCCGGGACTGCTCAACAACGGCCACATGATCATCCTCGGCGGCTCGGGCGCCGGCAAGACCGAGACGATCCGGTGCATCGCCTCGGAGCTTGCGACGAAGGCGATGCCGGTCGTCCTGATCGACTTCCACGGGGACATGGCCGCGAGCACGGGGGACATCCGGTCCTACAAGATCCGCGAGGGCGGGCAGTACTACTTCAACCCGCTGGAGCTCGATCCCTCCATCGACGAGATCACCCCGCTCCGGGCCACCTCGGACTTCGTCGATGCCATCTCCATCAACTTCCCGACCCTCGGCATCCAGCAGCGCCGAAAGATCAAGAACATCATCAAGGACTGCTACCGGATGTCGGGGATCACGGGGAACACCGAGACCTGGACGCGGGTGCTCGATTTCGACGATATCGAGGGCGAGATCATGGGCTGTGAGGACGAGGCGATCCCGGCCTACCTCGAGGACATCTTCGACTACAAACTCTTCTCGGGGGAGGAGAAGATTTCCCTTCCCACGATCCTCTCCGGCGGGATCACCCATATCAATTTAAACGCCCTCCCGGAGAATCTGCGCTACCTCTTTGCGGACCTCTTCCTCCGGCGGATCTACTACACCCTCCAGGCGACGGGCGAGATCCCGCGGGGGACGGAGGATGACCGGGCGAAGTTCCGGCTCTTTGTCATCGTCGACGAGGCGAAACTCCTGGTGAGCCAGAAGAGCGGATCGAAGACGGCGATCAAGGCGGTCTTAAACAAGTACGCCACCGAGATGCGGAAGTTCGGGGTCTCGCTGATCCTTGCGTCCCAGTTGATCGCCCACTTCAACGAGGAGATCCTGGCGAACATCGCCGTGAAGTTCTGCATGCGGTCGGAGAACAAGAAGCAGGCCCAGGAGAACGCCAAGTTCTTCGAGGTGAGCGAAAAAGACCTTCTCAACTTCCAGCCGGGAGAGGGTATCCTGATCATCGGCTCGGAGAAGATGAACGTCCGGATCGTCCCTGCGTCCGGCCGGAAGTTGTGA
- a CDS encoding sensor histidine kinase: MTTLTEQQRVAIVMALLAISIFLTYYFHAILMLGTVFSHFFYIPIILTALWWEKRSILVAIFLGGLVVISSVLYRPDLLTLNDYGRALMFVVIAFVVASLSEQLKGREREEKKQRDLAQRYLDVAAVLFVVIGADHTIRLVNRHGCKLLGYREEELLGRDWFTAVVPEASREGRRRDFDAAIANNAAFPGRRENPVVTRNGDELILAWQDTVFTGDDGRAAGIIGSGADITDRIRAEEALRAAHGEANLYLDIMAHDINNANAVTLGYADLLVEALEGKEREMARKLRGGISRSIKIIQNVSTIRRLHSHETTARPVDLDAVIRDEIAHHPDARIAYEGKPVRVMADDLLPEVFANLIGNSIKFGESRAEIAVRVEKGDGTVGVSVEDTGPGVPDAVKPVLFTRFARGTSARSGKGLGLYITRTLIERYGGSIRVEDRVPGHPECGAAFRFTLRSDRTPEPPVSPAPAAGRMITARP; encoded by the coding sequence GTGACTACCCTTACCGAACAGCAGCGAGTGGCCATCGTCATGGCCCTTCTGGCCATATCGATCTTCCTGACCTACTACTTCCACGCCATCCTGATGCTCGGGACCGTCTTTTCGCACTTCTTCTACATCCCGATCATCCTGACCGCGCTCTGGTGGGAGAAGCGGAGCATACTGGTCGCCATCTTCCTCGGCGGGCTCGTCGTCATCAGCAGCGTCCTGTACAGGCCCGATCTCCTGACGTTGAACGACTACGGGCGCGCCCTGATGTTCGTCGTCATCGCCTTCGTCGTCGCCTCCCTTTCCGAGCAGCTCAAAGGGCGGGAGCGCGAGGAGAAGAAGCAGAGAGATCTTGCTCAGCGCTACCTCGACGTGGCTGCCGTCCTCTTCGTCGTCATCGGCGCCGACCATACCATCCGGCTCGTCAACCGCCACGGCTGCAAGCTGCTCGGTTATCGCGAGGAGGAACTGCTCGGAAGAGACTGGTTTACGGCCGTCGTCCCCGAAGCATCCCGGGAGGGGCGGCGACGGGACTTCGATGCCGCGATCGCCAACAATGCCGCCTTCCCCGGCCGGCGGGAGAACCCGGTCGTCACGCGGAACGGAGACGAGCTGATCCTCGCGTGGCAGGACACGGTGTTTACCGGCGACGACGGTCGGGCAGCCGGGATAATCGGTTCGGGAGCCGACATCACCGACCGGATCCGCGCGGAGGAAGCGTTGCGGGCGGCCCACGGCGAGGCAAACCTCTACCTGGACATCATGGCGCACGACATCAACAACGCAAACGCCGTCACTCTCGGCTATGCCGACCTGCTGGTCGAGGCGCTGGAGGGGAAGGAGAGGGAGATGGCCCGGAAACTCAGGGGCGGCATCAGCCGGAGCATCAAGATAATCCAGAACGTCTCGACGATCCGGCGCCTGCATTCCCATGAGACGACGGCAAGACCCGTGGACCTCGACGCCGTCATCAGGGACGAGATCGCCCACCATCCCGATGCCAGGATCGCTTACGAAGGAAAGCCGGTCCGGGTTATGGCCGACGACCTTCTCCCGGAAGTCTTTGCGAACCTCATCGGCAACAGTATCAAGTTCGGGGAGTCCCGAGCCGAGATCGCCGTCCGCGTCGAGAAGGGCGACGGGACGGTCGGGGTCTCGGTCGAGGATACGGGGCCGGGGGTGCCCGACGCGGTCAAACCCGTTCTCTTCACCCGTTTTGCGCGGGGCACGAGCGCCCGGAGCGGGAAAGGGCTCGGCCTCTACATCACCCGCACCCTGATCGAGCGCTACGGCGGGAGCATCAGGGTCGAAGACCGGGTGCCGGGACATCCCGAATGCGGCGCGGCGTTCCGGTTCACGCTCCGGTCCGACCGAACACCGGAGCCGCCGGTATCCCCCGCGCCGGCGGCCGGCCGGATGATCACCGCCAGACCCTGA
- a CDS encoding DUF2124 domain-containing protein, producing MELKEQLTGVPGMLRPFKAYLRQIGLGAGDQVVYYGCPGTCTPFIELLGFAVRDLSLEQVYVPYADEAAAKAIRPAEGVGMQVSGDVVRVDPKVIVLMGGLSMPGVPVAKEAVQTAVAAHPGAKVVGICFMQMFEKMGWLDLFDFDLIIDAAIDPVRVWR from the coding sequence ATGGAATTAAAAGAGCAACTCACCGGCGTCCCCGGGATGCTCCGGCCGTTCAAGGCATACCTCCGGCAGATCGGGCTCGGTGCGGGCGACCAGGTCGTCTACTACGGCTGCCCCGGCACCTGCACCCCCTTCATCGAACTCCTGGGGTTCGCCGTCCGTGACCTCTCCCTCGAGCAGGTTTACGTACCCTACGCGGACGAGGCGGCGGCAAAGGCGATCCGCCCGGCCGAGGGGGTCGGGATGCAGGTCTCCGGCGACGTCGTCCGCGTCGACCCGAAGGTGATCGTCCTGATGGGCGGGCTCTCGATGCCGGGCGTCCCTGTCGCGAAAGAAGCGGTGCAGACGGCCGTCGCCGCCCATCCCGGGGCGAAGGTCGTGGGCATCTGCTTCATGCAGATGTTTGAGAAGATGGGCTGGCTCGATCTCTTCGACTTCGACCTGATCATCGACGCCGCCATCGACCCGGTCAGGGTCTGGCGGTGA
- a CDS encoding 2-hydroxymuconate tautomerase has translation MPVITIRMAEGRTLEQKRILADEITAAVTKTFGVDREVVTIFFEELRTESIARAGKLLSES, from the coding sequence ATGCCGGTAATAACCATTCGTATGGCAGAGGGACGGACGCTTGAACAGAAACGGATACTCGCAGACGAGATCACCGCCGCGGTCACGAAGACGTTCGGTGTCGACCGCGAGGTGGTCACCATCTTCTTCGAGGAACTCAGGACCGAGAGCATCGCCCGGGCGGGAAAACTCCTCTCGGAGTCGTAG
- a CDS encoding polyprenyl synthetase family protein, with the protein MIPFREYLERIRPAVNCRIEEAANGGGAIDPGVLPLLIGGKRMRAGLLLRIHAGLARTTVPTRQALDLACAVELAHAASLILDDMLDGDTVRRGAPSLHLTRGEGRAVLDAVGILALPYVLAAPYGAGYVTMLASAQQSMARGVAWEMLGGPELPAAELYDAIIARKTGCLFSLAAAWGAMAAGEEETVVAAFAGFGLSAGKAMQIADDIADLHAPAGESQSRPGSEALLLRCVSGSNGTRQALGRILERETDGAAARIADAGRQREPPEAWEPFGQVVRDIVGLTIAREMPGDATGFRVVCPGGLPQR; encoded by the coding sequence ATGATACCGTTTCGCGAGTATCTCGAGAGGATAAGGCCCGCTGTCAACTGCCGGATCGAGGAGGCGGCGAACGGCGGGGGTGCAATCGACCCCGGCGTCCTCCCGCTCCTCATCGGGGGGAAGCGGATGCGGGCAGGCCTCCTCCTCCGCATCCACGCCGGCCTTGCCCGGACGACGGTACCCACCCGCCAGGCGCTCGACCTCGCCTGTGCCGTCGAGCTCGCCCACGCCGCAAGCCTCATCCTCGACGACATGCTGGACGGGGATACCGTCCGGCGGGGGGCCCCATCCCTTCATCTCACCCGGGGAGAGGGGCGTGCGGTCCTCGACGCCGTCGGCATCCTCGCTCTCCCCTACGTGCTCGCCGCCCCCTACGGTGCCGGATACGTAACGATGCTTGCGTCAGCCCAGCAGAGCATGGCCCGGGGCGTGGCCTGGGAGATGCTCGGGGGCCCGGAGCTCCCGGCAGCAGAACTCTATGACGCCATCATCGCCAGAAAGACCGGGTGCCTCTTCTCGCTCGCGGCCGCCTGGGGTGCCATGGCGGCGGGAGAGGAGGAGACGGTCGTCGCCGCGTTCGCGGGCTTCGGCCTCTCTGCCGGGAAGGCGATGCAGATCGCCGACGACATCGCGGACCTGCACGCGCCTGCTGGAGAGAGCCAGTCCCGGCCCGGGTCCGAGGCGCTCCTCCTCCGGTGCGTCTCCGGGAGTAACGGCACCCGTCAGGCGCTGGGACGGATACTCGAGCGGGAGACGGACGGTGCAGCCGCCCGGATCGCGGATGCGGGACGGCAGCGGGAGCCGCCGGAGGCGTGGGAACCCTTCGGGCAGGTGGTCCGGGATATCGTGGGGCTCACGATCGCGAGGGAGATGCCGGGTGACGCAACGGGGTTCCGGGTTGTCTGCCCCGGCGGCCTTCCGCAACGATAA
- a CDS encoding phosphotransferase family protein → MQQLIVERKVGHLEVGDAFGDWLASVLADRLAGWRGKIRVYRVEPASHVVCRYEFVGSGVSVVGKFFGAPTGAKTHYNADAAMKNEFRRLRHVSGWIRVPHAIATNSRFHAVLVTEYVPGRTLRELLAARISMYDPLTGVAHLLRRLHDGTRTSCKRERDFAYFHAILDQNTLPGSRRKRFDRLLGAWWHGTRLDPDAGCMVHGDATLSNYLFDGETCAIDFEGARNHTHPVRDLGILASELKTSDGSSARAEDYIGHLLWHYSRSVEEFRRHTAVLPFFMALGYLRIARLPWRAAERDWLLSEAEACLAAIHR, encoded by the coding sequence GTGCAGCAGTTGATCGTCGAGAGGAAGGTGGGACACCTGGAGGTCGGCGATGCGTTCGGGGACTGGCTCGCGAGCGTCCTCGCCGACCGATTGGCCGGGTGGCGCGGTAAGATCCGGGTCTACCGGGTAGAGCCTGCATCGCACGTCGTCTGCCGGTACGAGTTCGTCGGTTCCGGGGTCAGCGTGGTCGGAAAGTTCTTCGGCGCGCCGACGGGTGCGAAGACCCACTACAACGCGGATGCGGCGATGAAGAACGAGTTCCGCCGGCTCCGCCATGTCTCCGGCTGGATCCGCGTTCCCCATGCCATCGCCACGAACAGCCGGTTTCATGCGGTCCTCGTGACCGAGTATGTCCCCGGCCGGACGCTCCGCGAGCTCCTCGCGGCGAGGATATCCATGTACGACCCCCTGACCGGCGTCGCGCACCTGCTCCGCCGGCTCCACGACGGCACGCGGACCTCCTGCAAACGGGAGCGCGACTTCGCTTACTTCCACGCGATCCTCGACCAGAACACCCTCCCGGGCTCCCGGAGGAAGCGGTTCGACCGCCTGCTCGGGGCGTGGTGGCACGGCACGCGGCTTGACCCCGATGCTGGCTGCATGGTCCACGGCGACGCCACGCTCAGCAACTACCTCTTCGACGGCGAGACCTGCGCGATCGACTTCGAGGGGGCCCGGAACCACACCCACCCGGTCCGCGATCTCGGTATTCTCGCTTCAGAACTCAAGACGTCGGACGGGAGTAGCGCGAGGGCCGAAGACTACATCGGTCACCTGCTCTGGCACTATAGTCGTAGCGTTGAAGAGTTCCGGCGCCATACCGCCGTCCTCCCCTTCTTCATGGCGCTCGGATACCTCAGGATCGCCCGGCTGCCCTGGCGGGCGGCGGAACGTGACTGGCTGCTTTCGGAGGCGGAGGCGTGTCTCGCCGCGATCCACCGGTAG
- a CDS encoding HAD family hydrolase, giving the protein MSRRDPPVAGVLFDCYGTLIDVLTDERDIETYRYLSRWLIYQGVRIMPKDLQELYAGRVRAAAGRTGGPHPEVRVEEVFSGICAEHAVWKIDSERLGVETARAFRAASLRRLGIIEKSRRLLDLFCTQKTGVVSNGQRVFSEREMRMLGLYDRLGFVIFSSDLGYQKPDPRIYAAALGRMGLSAPDVLFIGDNSENDVDAPRRLGMQALHVEEAWRRYGV; this is encoded by the coding sequence GTGTCTCGCCGCGATCCACCGGTAGCGGGGGTTCTCTTCGACTGCTACGGGACGCTCATCGACGTCCTGACCGACGAACGCGATATCGAGACCTACCGGTACCTCTCGCGATGGCTCATTTACCAGGGCGTCCGGATCATGCCCAAAGACCTGCAGGAACTCTACGCCGGCCGGGTCAGGGCAGCGGCCGGCCGGACCGGGGGGCCCCATCCGGAGGTGCGGGTCGAGGAGGTCTTTTCCGGCATCTGTGCCGAACACGCGGTCTGGAAGATCGACAGCGAGCGGCTCGGCGTCGAGACCGCCCGGGCGTTCCGGGCCGCGTCGCTCCGGCGGCTCGGCATCATCGAAAAGAGCCGGCGACTGCTCGACCTCTTTTGCACGCAGAAGACGGGGGTCGTCTCGAACGGGCAGCGGGTCTTTTCGGAACGCGAGATGCGGATGCTCGGGCTCTACGACCGTCTCGGCTTCGTCATCTTCTCTTCAGACCTGGGCTACCAGAAGCCGGACCCGCGGATATACGCGGCGGCCCTCGGACGGATGGGGCTTTCCGCCCCCGACGTCCTCTTCATCGGGGACAACTCCGAGAACGACGTCGATGCTCCCCGGAGGCTCGGGATGCAGGCGCTGCACGTCGAGGAGGCGTGGAGGCGCTACGGGGTCTAG
- a CDS encoding GTP-binding protein — MAEGRLKIVVFGSFNAGKSSFIQALDPRSRHIEATSKEGPTTVAFDFGRLTVRDRAVYLFGTPGQERFEFVRQILSRGMDGAIIVVDATTGVDAMTRHLYGQLKDLRVPLAFMANKCDSPGAVPEAVRRDLPGEMVHPISARNGENVHAALDAFVATLAAR, encoded by the coding sequence ATGGCAGAAGGCAGGCTCAAGATTGTCGTATTCGGCTCCTTCAATGCAGGCAAATCCAGTTTCATCCAGGCACTCGACCCCCGCAGCCGTCACATCGAGGCAACCTCGAAAGAAGGACCCACGACCGTTGCATTCGATTTCGGCAGGCTGACGGTGAGAGACCGGGCGGTCTACCTCTTCGGGACGCCGGGGCAGGAACGGTTCGAGTTCGTCCGGCAGATCCTCTCGCGGGGGATGGACGGCGCGATCATCGTCGTGGACGCCACCACGGGAGTGGACGCGATGACCCGGCACCTCTATGGCCAGTTGAAGGATCTCAGGGTGCCGCTCGCGTTCATGGCGAACAAGTGCGACAGTCCGGGTGCGGTGCCCGAGGCCGTCCGCCGGGATCTCCCCGGGGAGATGGTGCACCCTATCTCCGCGCGGAACGGTGAGAATGTCCATGCGGCACTCGACGCCTTCGTGGCAACCCTGGCCGCCCGGTAA
- a CDS encoding HEAT repeat domain-containing protein yields the protein MERSVKRLMEDREKRREENIGKYIEQLSDRSTPYRLRAAEALGGCADPRAVEPLIVALSDPENEVRWVAAQALGKLRDPRAIEPLLPLLADPDRWARRGAAWSLGEIGDPRAVEPILPLLADRKKDVRTAAADALGKLRDKRAAAALSAALEGEEEPEVRTAIRRALREITGEAGL from the coding sequence ATGGAACGCTCGGTAAAACGCCTCATGGAAGACAGGGAGAAGCGGCGTGAGGAGAACATCGGCAAATACATCGAGCAACTCTCGGACAGGAGCACCCCCTACCGGCTGCGGGCGGCCGAAGCGCTCGGGGGGTGCGCCGATCCGCGGGCGGTCGAGCCGCTGATCGTTGCCCTCTCCGACCCGGAGAACGAGGTCCGCTGGGTCGCCGCACAGGCGCTCGGGAAACTCCGCGATCCACGGGCGATCGAGCCGCTGCTGCCCCTTCTCGCGGACCCCGACCGGTGGGCGCGGCGCGGGGCCGCCTGGTCGCTCGGCGAGATAGGCGACCCCCGCGCGGTCGAGCCGATCCTCCCTCTTCTTGCGGACAGAAAGAAGGACGTCAGGACGGCCGCCGCCGATGCGCTCGGGAAACTCCGCGACAAGCGCGCGGCCGCTGCTCTCTCCGCCGCGCTCGAGGGTGAGGAGGAGCCCGAGGTTCGGACGGCAATCCGGCGTGCGCTCCGGGAGATCACCGGCGAGGCGGGTCTTTGA